The DNA window AAATTAAAGCCGCAAAACTAAATCCTGTTGTGGAGAATGGCACATTAAAAATCTATCATTCCGGCTACATTCCGGTGGTATTCAAAAAAGTTATTTAATGAGCCGCTTTTCATCTTTCATGCTCACAACCATCGAAGCCAAGCTCATCAGCGCCCTCGAAAAAGGAAAGCTTTACACTGTTGATGAAGCGTCGAAGCTGTCCGGGCTTAGTAAGGATGCCGTTTTAAAGGCTGCTTACCTCCTTCAAGAGAAGGGTTACGTGAAGGTTCACGAAAAAGTCTGGAAGGAATACGAGCTCACCGACGAGGGATTGAAGTATCTTGCCGAGGGCTTACCGGAAGAGAGACTTTACGAGGAGCTGACGAGCGGCTCTAAAGGTATAGCCGAACTCGAAAAGAAGTTTGGAAAAGAAGATTTGAAAATAGCCCTTGGCTGGTTGAGAAGAAAGGGAGCAATTAAAATTGAAAACGGCGTTGTGAAGCTCGTTTCGAAGCCGGAGTTTAAAGAGAGAGCCATTTTAAACGAAATTTACGAAAACAGGACTGCTGAAGTTGATAAAACGCTTTTAAAAGACCTTATAAGAAGAAAGCTCGTTAAAGAGGAGGAAGCTAAGGAAATTTTGATCGAAGTGGTTTCCAAACCCGAGGTTGAGTTGAAGGAGAAAATAACGGATCTAACTCCGGAGCTTTTAATAAGTGGAGAGTGGAGGGGAAAGGAGTTTTTAGAGTACGACATAAGAATTCCGGCAAGAGAAGTTTTTACAGCTAAAATTCACCCCTACGAGAGGATAATCAGAGAGTGCAGAAAGATATTCTTGGAGATGGGATTCACGGAAATAAAAGGTCACTACGTTCAATCTGCTTTCTGGAACTTCGACGCTTTGTTCCAACCTCAGGATCATCCGGCAAGGGAAATGCAGGATACATTTTACCTCGACAAGTATGTTGATATAGACGAGGAGCTTGCATATAGAGTTAAGGAGACTCACGAAAATGGCTGGATTACCGGCTCCAAAGGATGGGGAGGAAAGTGGGACATAAACAAAGCGAGGCAGCTTGTTTTGCGAACTCACACCACAGCGATAACAATCCACTACTTGGCGATGAACCCCGAGCCGCCAGTCAAGGCTTTCTGCATAGACAGGGTTTACAGGAGGGAAGCTATAGACGCTACTCACTTGCCAGAATTCGACCAGCTTGAAGGTGTCGTTCTCGACGAGAACGTCGGATTCAAGGATTTGCTCGGTTTGCTGAAGGAGTTCTTCCTTAAAATGGGCTTCGAAGACGTCCGCTTCCGTCCGGGATATTTCCCCTACACCGAGCCGAGCGTCGAGCCGGAAGTTTACGTGGAAGGATTGGGCTGGATAGAGCTTGGAGGTGCTGGAATATTCAGGAAAGAAGTGACCGAGCCGTTGGGAATAAAGGGCAAGGTTCTCGCTTGGGGGCTCGGAATTGGTAGGCTTGCGATGCTCAGATTGGGAATGAAGGACTTGAGAATGCTTTACAATCCGGATTTAGGGTGGTTGAGGAATTTACCAGCTATAAAGAGATAAACAAAACGATTATAAACTTCAACATTTAATTTTATGTATGGCCAAAGTTTTGATCGTCGCCGGAGATGCCGTGGAGGCTTTGGAGATCTTCTATCCTTACTACAGGCTGAAGGAAGAGGGGTTCGAAGTGCATGTGGCAGCTCCGAGCAAAAAGGAGCTGAACACGGTCGTTCACGATTTCGAAGAAGGATGGGAGACCTACACCGAAAAGAGGGGTTACGTTTTCAGATGGGTGGATTTAACTTTTGCTGAAGTCAAGCCGGAAGATTACGACGGGTTGTACATTCCGGGAGGAAGAGCTCCCGAGTACATAAGAACGTATCCCGAGCTTGAGAAAATAGTAAAGCACTTCTTCGAAGCTAACAAGCCTGTAGCTGCGATATGCCACGGTCCTCAGATTCTCGCGGCTTACGGATTGTTAAAGGGGAAGAGAGCCACCTGCTACCTTGCTGTAAAGCCGGATCTGATTTCCTGCGGAGCGGAGTACAAAGATGAGGAAGTCGTCGTGGACGGAAACTTGGTGACGAGCAGAGCTTGGCCGGACCTGCCAGCTTTGATGAGGGAGTTCATAAGATTGCTTAAAAAATAACTCTTTATTTTTTATAAGAGTTTTTTATCGAGAGGAAAAAGCGTACCTTTAACTTTTTTCGAAAAGAGCGATCTAAGTAAAGATAATCAATTAGTATAATTGCAAGACGATTGAAGAACGCTGACGATACATCTTTATATTTTGTGTCGAACATAATCATGGGAAATGAGCGAGAAGCTAACTCCGATGATGGAGCAGTATTACAGGATTAAGCAAAAGTACAAAGATGCTTTGCTATTCTTCAGAGTCGGAGACTTCTACGAGCTTTTTGATGATGACGCAAGAGTTGCTTCGAAGGAACTCGGAATCGTGCTGACTTCGAGGGACAAGAAGCATGCGATGTGCGGAGTGCCGCATCACGCCGCTTACTCTTACATAAAAAAGCTGATAGAGAAAGGTTACAAGGTTGCGATCTGCGAGCAGGTTGAAGAGCCAACCGGAAAAAAGCTCGTTAGGAGAGAAGTCGTGAGGGTAATAACCCCCGGAACTGTCGTGGAAGAAGAGCTACTAACCACGGAAAGCAACTACCTAATGGCTCTCTTTAAAAGGGAAAAGGTGGCTCTCGCTTTCCTCGATGTCTCCACAGGAGAATTTTTCGTCACGAGCGTTAAAAATGTTGATGAGGCGATTTGCGAAGTTCTCAAGTATTCTCCTGTAGAGTGCTTAATTCCGGAAAGCTTCGAGGAAGTCGAGGAGTTGGAGAAGCTCGTTAAAAACGTTAGGAGAATTGAAGATGAGCAGTTTAACCTGAAGAGGTCTCTGGAAGTTTTAAAAGACGTTGCAAATTTCCAAGCTCTGGAGTTGAGCGAGGAGGAAATTTTAGCTTGCGGAGCAGTTTTAAACTACGCTAAAAACTCCCTTCTCTTTTCCAAACCAGCTTTAAAGCTTCAAAAACTGGAGAGATCAGAGTACATGGTTCTCGATTCGACGACGATCAAAAACCTCGAAATTTTCAGAAACCTTGTCGACGGCGGCAGAAGAGGAACTTTGCTCGACGTTATAGACAAAACTGTCACAGCGATGGGAAGCAGGTTGCTGAAGAAGTGGCTTCAGAGACCTCTTTTAGACGTAACGGAAATCGAGAGAAGGCTCGATGCTGTCGAAGAGTTGAAAGAAAAATCCTTCGTCAGGAGGGTTTTGAGAGAAACTCTTGAGGATGTCTACGATCTCGAAAGAATTATCACGAGGCTCGAACTCGGAAAAGCCAACCCAAAAGATCTCGTTGCTTTGAAGAACTCTCTTAAAGCTGTCGGAAAGATCAAGAAGTTCGATTTTCAATCTAAAAAACTTAGAGATCTCGTTTACGGAATGAATCCGATGGAAGAACTGTGTTCTTTAATAGAAAAGGCGATAGTGGAAGATCCTCCGGCAAACGTGAAGGATGGAGGAGTAATTAGGGAAGGATTCGACGAGGAGCTTGACGAGTTAAGAAAAGCGAAGAAAGAGCAGGAAGAGTTTATAAAACGATTGGAAGAGAGGGAAAGAAAGAGAACCGGAATAGATAATCTGAGGGTTGGTTACAATAACGTTTTCGGCTACTACATAGAGATACCGAAGAGCAAGGCTAAAAATCTGCCGAGGTATTACATTAGAAAGCAAACCCTCGTGAACGCTGAGAGGTTTACTATTCCGGAATTAAAGGATAGAGAGGAGAAGATTTTAGCTTACGAGGAGAGAATAAGAATTCTCGAGCAGGAGATTTTCGAGAGAATAAGAAGAGAAGTTGTCAGGCATGCTGAAAAGGTTAAGGATTCTGCCGAAAGGGTTGCTGAGCTCGACGTTCTCTGTTCTCTGGCTGAGGTTGCCACCCTCTACAACTACACCCGCCCAAAGGTGAACGAAGGCTTTGACATAATCATCAGAGACGGGAGGCATCCGGCGGTGGAAACAACAACGAAGTTCGTTCCGAACGACGTAAATCTGACGGAGAACAGCAGAATTTTAATAATAACGGGTCCCAACATGGCTGGAAAATCCACTTATTTAAGGCAGGTTGCGTTGATAACGATTCTCGCTCAGATAGGGAGCTTCGTTCCGGCAAGTTATGCTGTCGTAGGAATTGTGGACAAGATATTCACGAGAATAGGGCTTGTGGATGATATAACGAGAGGGAGAAGCACGTTTATGGTAGAGATGCTCGAAATCGGGAGAATTTTAAATAACGCAACAAAGAGGAGCTTAATTCTCCTTGACGAGGTCGGAAAGAGCACGGGAACGAAGGAAGGACTGAGCTTGGCTTGGGCTATAATAGAGTACTTGCACGAGCTCGGAGCTAAAGTCCTTTTCGCAACCCACTATCACGAACTTTCGAAGCTTGAGAACGAGCTCGCTGGAGTGAAGAACTACCATTTCAGGCTTAAGGAAGAGAACGGAAAGGTTGAGTTCGACAGGAAAATTAGGAGAGGTTTTTCTAAGGAAAGCTACGGGATAAAGATCGCGGAGATGGCTAATTTACCGAAGAGAGTTGTTGAAAGAGCCTACGAAATTTTGAATTCCGAGAACGTCAACGGGGAGGTGCCTGAAATAGTCGAGGAAATTTCGAAGATTGACGTCATGAATCTGACTCCCGTTCAGGCTTTAGTTGAGCTTGAGAGGATTGTAAGAAAATGCAGAGAGTTGAAGAGCTGAAGAAAAAACTTGAGGAAATTGTAAGAGAGCTCGAAGAAATGCAATCTCTCCTAAAAGTTAAAGCTCTGGGAGAAGCTGTAGAAAGGATTAAAATTGCCATCAAAGAGCTCGAAGGTTTTGAGAAGAAGGGAAGCGAAAGCTTTTCCCACTACGACTTGAAAATAAAGCTCCTCGAGATGTTTAAAGGCTCCCACTATCTCGAAAGCGAGAGGACAAAACTAAGCAAGTTTGGAGTGAGACCGGATGCTGTAGTTATAAAAGACGACGCTGTCGTATTAATCGAAGTCGAGAAAGATAAAAAGAACTTTTTGAAAAAAGTTAGGAAGCTCAAAAAAGTTAAAGACAAGCTTTTGGAGAGTCCTATATTCACCGGAAGGAAAATCAAATTTGTTTTCGGGCTTGTTGAATTCGAGATCGATGAAGAGCTTAAAAAAGAGGTTTTAAGTCTCGGTGATGCGGAAGTCTACTCCTCTTTTGGTGGCGAGTTGAAGAGGTTGCTTTAGATTACTATTGAGAAAACTTTCAAACAACTATCCAACAATTGTATTAATATTTGGATGATGTTCAGCTAAATGGAAAAAAGTTTAAATATGATATTCTACAATGATTAATTGGGTGTAAACATGACCCCAAAGGAAAGGATTAGGAAAATTTTCTCCAGGGAGAAGCCTGATAGGCTGGCATGTTTTAGCGGTATGGGTAACGTGACGGTAGAAGGTTTGAAGAAGTACGACTATGCCTTCTACGAAATTCACCTCGATGCAGAGAAGATGGCTAACGCTGCTTGCTCAAGTTACGAACTCTACGGATTTGAATGTGCAGTAGCTCCTTTCGATCTCGGTGTTGAAGCTGAGGTTCTCGGGGCTGAGATGAACTTCTACACCCACAAGGGCAAGGAGGACATAGTGTATCCGACGGTGAAGAAAAAAGCCATAAACGAGCCGGAAGATTTGAACGTTCCTGAAAAAATAGAAGAGAAGGGCAGAGTTCCACTTGTTTTAAAAGCCTTGGAAATTATGCAGAAGAGAGTTGGAGAAGAAGTGCCGATTGCAACTTACATTCTCGGACCCTACACCTTAGCCGGGCAGATAATGGATTTGGAGAAGCTTTTAAAGATGTCTTTCAAAAACCCCGACAGAATAAACGAGCTGCTCTCTCAGCTAACAGACTTCTTAGCCGAACTCGGAAGAATTTATCAGGATGCCGGTATAGATTACTTGACAGTCAGAGAAATGGGCGCTCCAACAGACGTTTTAAGCCCAAGAATGTTCAAAAACCTAATCTTACCCCATCTGAAAGAGCTTTTCTTAAAGCTGAAAGAGCCAACGGTTTTGCACATTTGCGGAGATACGAACATGATAGTCGAATTAATGTGGCAGAGCGGAGCAACAGCGATAAGTGTTGAACAGAAGAATGATGTGGCTAAAACAAGAGAAAAGCTCGGCGAAGAAGCTATAATTTTCGGAAACATAGACCCATACGGAACGCTCGTTCTTGGAACTCCTGAGGATATAAGAAATGCTGTCAAAAAGGCTATAGTGGGGGGAGTTAGCAGCGTTTGGCCGGGTTGCGATATTTGGCCAGCGGTCTCAAAAGAAAACATGCTCACGTTTGTTGAAGCTGTTAAGGAATTTGGAAAACTTCAGTGAGGTGATAGGATGGTTGACGAAGCTAAAAGAAAGGAAATCTTGGAGAAGTTAAAGAGAGGAGTAGTTGAATTCGATGAAGATCTCGTGAGGGAAGCAGCGAAGGAAGCTTTAGAAGTTGGAATGGATGCCCTCGATGCGATTATGAACGGACTCGTTGCGGGAATGGAAGAAGTTGGGGAGCTATTCGACAAAGGTGAGTACTTCGTTCCGGAAGTGCTGATGTGTGCTGACGCCCTTTATGCTGGACTCGAAATTCTTAGACCTCACGTGAAGAAGGAAGACATAAAGGTGAAAGGACAGGTCGTCATCGGAGTAGTGGAGGGAGACGTTCACGATATAGGCAAGAACCTCGTGAAGATGATGTTCGAAGTTGCCGGCTTTGAGGTAATTGATCTTGGAAAGGATGTCCCCCTCGAAAAGTTCGTGGAGGAGTCTTTGAAAAGTGATGCTGACATAGTTGCTTTATCGGCGATGATGACCACTACGATGCTCGGAATTCCCAAAGTCATTCAGATGATAAGAGAAAAGAATCCGAAAGCAAAGATTCTCGTTGGAGGTGCTCCGATATCAAAAGAGACCGCCGAGAAGTGGGGAGCTGACGGGTGGGCTCCCGATGCGACTAATGCAGTGCAGGAAGCTATAAACATGATAAAAGGTTTAAAGAAAGAAATAATGGGAGAAGAAAAGGGGGAAGAGAAGAATTGATCCTCTTCGGTGATTTTTATGGAAAAGTGTAAAATTATTTTTCAGCCTGAAGGTAAAAGAGGTGAGTTTCCCCCGGGAACAACTATTCTGGACGCTGCAAGGGAGATTGGTGTGGATATAGAAGCGATTTGTGGTGGAAAGCTTACTTGCGGGAAGTGCCAAGTCGTTATTGAGCAGGGTGAGGAAAACCTCTCCCAGATGACGGAAGATGAGAGGAGACTGCTTGACAAAAGAAAAGCCGGGAAAAACTATAGACTTGCTTGCGTAACAAGATTTTACGGAGACGTGGTTGTTTTCGTTCCGGAAGAGAGTAGAGGTGGAGAGCAGATAATTCTCAAAGAGGGTGTTGAAGTTTCGGTAACAATAGACCCTGCTGTGAAAAAGTATTACCTTGAGCTTCCGAAGCCACATTTAAAAGATGATCTCGGAGATTTTGAAAGAATTTTAAACGCTTTAAGAGAGGATTACGGAATAGAAAACGTCGATATAGATTACGAGGTTTTAAAAAAGCTTCCGGATGTTTTGAGGGAAAGCGATTGGAAAGTAACCGTTACAATCTGGAACGATAGAGAAATAATTGACGTCGAACCCGGATATAAGGCTGAGAACGTTTACGGTTTAGCTGTTGACATCGGAACCACAACTGTGGTTGGCTATCTAACGGATTTGAGAACCGGTAAAATCCTTGCTATAGATTCAATGATGAATCCTCAGGTGCCCTACGGAGAAGATGTGATGAGCAGAATAACGTATGCGATGCAAAATCCAGAGGGTCTGGAAGTTTTGAACAAAAAGATAGTGGAGGGAATAAATCAGATTCTTGTGAACGTTTGCAAAGAAGCGGGAATTAAGCCTGAAGAAGTTAGCGAAGTGACTATAGTTGGAAACACAGCCATGCACCACATTTTTCTGAAGATAGATCCGCAGTATCTTGCTGTAGCTCCATACGTCCCGGCAATTCACCGATCTCACGATGTTAAAGCGAGGGACATTGGAATTAAGATTGCAAAAGGTGGAAACGTCCACGTTTTACCAATAGAGGCTGGATGGGTTGGTGCAGACAACGTGGCTGTTCTGATAGCTACAGAGCCTTACAAAAGAGATGAAATGTGCTTGGTTATAGACATCGGGACGAATGGAGAAATTGTTCTGGGGAACAGAGAGAGACTGCTTTCCTGCTCAGCCGCAGCAGGACCGGCTTTAGAGGGTGCTCATATAAAACACGGAATGAGAGCAGCGACTGGAGCTATAGAGCGAATCAGAATAGATCCAGAAACTTTCGAGCCGGAATACAAAACGATAGGCAACGCCCCTCCACGAGGAATATGCGGCTCTGGGATAATCGATGCGGCTGCCGAACTTTACAGGGTTGGTATAGTTAAGAAGAACGGAAGGTTCAATCTCGATCTCGATACGCCGAGAGTTAGAGTTGTTGATGGACAGCCGGAGTACGTTATAGCTTGGGCAAATGAAACGGCTATAGGACACGATATAGTGATTACCCAGAAAGACATAAGAGAGATCCAGCTTGCGAAAGGAGCTATGTGTGCCGGAGCCCACATACTCATGAAGGAAATGGGAGTTGAGAGTGTTGACAGAGTAATTGTTGCCGGAGCCTTCGGAAACTACATCGACAAGATTTCAGCTTTAATAATAGGTTTGGTTCCCGATGTGCCTGTGGATAGGATAGAGTCGGTAGGAAACGCTGCTGGAGTTGGAGCGAGACTCGCTTTGATAAGCAGAGAGAAGAGAAGAGAAGCTAACGAGATCGCGAGGAAAGTTGAGCATATCAAGCTGGCTGTACATCCGGATTTCGAAAGGGAATTCTCGATGGCGATGTACTTCCCTCACATGGATAAGAAGAGGTATCCGAGGCATGAAGAGGTTTTGAAGGTGAGAGGTGCTGAGTAATGTTTTGCGTTGAATCGAAAGTAGTTGAGATCGGTGGAATCAAGATTGGGGGGAAGGGGGAAAATCCGGTAGTCTTAGTGGGAACGATGTTTTACACCGGACACAAGATAGTGGAGAAAAGGAAGGAAGGGAAGTTCGACAGGAAAAAGGCTGAGGAGCTGATAAACATGCAGGAAACTCTGAGCGAAGAAACCGGGATTCCGTCCATGCTCGATATAGTCGCTCTGTCCGAGGAAGAGTTTAAGAAGTACATAGATTTCGTGGCTGAAGTGACGGAAATGCCGTTCATGATAGATGCTTGGAAAATTCCACCAAAGATAGGGGCTGCTAAATACGTGAAGGAAATAGGTCTGGAGGATAGAGTAGTTTACAACTCCTTATCTCCTTGGAGCGAGGATTTGGAGAAGGAGGTTAACGAACTTAGAGAAATTGGGCTGAAGCACGGTTTGACAGTTGCATACAACATGAACGATCCGAGTGTTGAGGGGAGGATAAGAATTCTAAAGGAGACGCTCCTCCCAGCTTTGGAAAAAGCCGGATTCGAAAACATTCTCATTGACACATCCGTTTTGAACACTCCTTCGATAGCTCTTTCTCTCTTAGCCTGTAAAAAGATTAAGGAGGTGTTCGGACATCCGGTTGGTTGCGCCCCTTCAAACGGCACGGATGTTTGGAAGTATCCGAGGGAAAAGTGGGGCAAACTCGGTTTCGCAGCTGTAGATAGCGCAGCTCATGCGATAACAGCTTTGCTATGGAACGACTTCATACTCTACGGAGCGATAGAAAATGCGAAGTGGGTTTTCCCAGCTGTAGCAACAGCCAACTCAATTCTGGCGACCTTCATATACGATGAAGTTGGCAAACTGCCTGAAGGAGAGCATCCGCTGAACAAACTCTTCCCCGAGTTTGTGGAGCAGCTAGGGGCAGTAAAATGTGGAAATCGATCATAATCTTTCTATTTTTAGCTGTAGCAATCATCATTTCAGGTTGTGCGGAGGAAAAATCCGTAAAGCTCGTTAAGCTTTCCCCTCCAGACATGCTTGAACAGATAAAAATAGGGAAGATAGACGCTTTTATAGCCTGGGAGCCTTTTCCGAGTAAAGCTGTCAAAAGCGGGCAGAAGATTTTGATGTATTCCGGAGACATATGGAAAAATCACCCGTGCTGCGTTGTTGCTTACAAGGTTGGAAATGCTGACGAAAAAATGCTTGAAGCTTTGGTCTGGGCTCACGTAAAGGCGACGAGATTCATAAACGATGAGAAAAATCGGAATAAAGTGGTTATCTACGCTTCCCAATTCACAGGGCTGGATGAAGAGACGGTAAAGATGGCTTTAAAGAATATAAAGTACGTGGAGTATCCGGATGGGAAGGAGTTCAGGCATTACTACGAGTTTTTGAAGGAGGCAGCAATTCTGAAGAAATCTATCGAAGACTTGGGATACAAAAGCGAGGAAGAGTTTTTCGAGAAGTTTTTGAGGAAAGACGTTTACGAAAAAGTTGTTACTAAACTTGAGGAAAACCCGAATTACGTTCCGGAAAAAGCTGGAAAAATTAGACTCGGATACATAACAGCCGATCTACACCATCTCGCCTTGTACGTCGCTTTGAAAGAAGGGTACTTTGACAAAGTTTTTGAGAAAGTTGATTTAAAGCAGTATCCCAACGGAGTTGCGATAATGGAAGCTTTTAAACTCGGAGAGCTTGATGCAGCTTATCTTGGTGGTGCTCCTGCAACTTTGAAGAGGATAAACGATGGAATAGAAATTTCAATAGTTGCCGGAGTTAACAACGAAGGCTCTGCTTTAGTTGTGAGAGAGGGAATAAACTCGCCAAAGGATTTAGCTGGGAAAACTGTAGCGATTCCGGGATTTGGAACTGTCCAAGACTTCCTAATGAGAAAAGTCCTAAGGGAGGGAGGGTTGAAGGGAAGTTGAACCAGAAAATTTATTCCGCTCTCCTCTTCATCTCTCTCTGGTACCTCTTATATTTTCTGAACGTTCTTCCAGCCTTTCACGTAGTTGTCGTAACTTTTTTAGAGCTTGTTGTTGAAGCGGAGCCTGTTCTTGGAAAGACTCTCCTTCAGCATGCAGCTTCGAGCCTATTAAGAGTTTTAGCTGGAGCAACAGTAGCTTTTTCCCTCTCAATCCCCCTCGGAATTTTGATGTGGTTTTCGAGGACATACAATCTCTTACATCCAGCTATAGAGGTTCTAAGACCAATTCCCCCTCTTGCATGGATCCCCCTCTCTTACATTCTCTTCGCCTCATTCCCCAACCCAACGGTTTTCGCTCAAATTTTTATCGTAGCTGTCGGAGCTTTCTTTCCAAGCTTCGTAACGATTTCCGATTACGTCAGAGGGATTCCTCAGGAGTTCATCGAATTGGCGAAAGTTTTTGGTGCGAGAAACTTTGATTTGTTAACGAAAATAGTTCTTCCTTATTCCCTCCCCGGGATAATCACCGGTATTAGGGTTGGACTCGGGGTTGGATGGATGAGCATAATCGCTGCCGAGATGATTGCTTCCTCAGGCTCTGGTTTAGGATATTTCATTCTCGTCATGTACGAAGTCGGAGGGAGAATGCCGGAAATACTTGCTGGAATGGCTATGATCGGTCTTATAGGATATTTGATGAATACTCTTCTTTTTAAACTGGAGGAAAGATTTCCATGGCGCTTGAAATCAGAAACGTGAAGAAGAGTTTTGGAGATTTAAAAGTTCTCGACGGAGTGAGCTTTGAAGTAGAGAAAGGCGAGTTCGCTTGTATTGTAGGGGAGTCCGGATGCGGAAAAACAACTCTGCTTAAGATAGTGGCTGGACTTGTTAAAGCAGATGAGGGAGAAGTTTTATACGATGGGAGAGAGCTGAAAACGGAAGACATAGCTTTCGTTTTTCAGGACGATCGTCTTTTGCCTTGGAGAACCGCCTTAGAAAACGTGATGTTTTCCTTGGAGATGAGAATGCGAGAGCTGGATAAGAAGCGGAGGGAAGAGATAGCAAAGAGTTTCCTTGAACTCGTGGGATTGAAAGGATTCGAAAACTACTACCCCCACCAGCTCAGCGGAGGAATGAGGCAGCGAGTCGGAATTTGTCGAGCTTTAGCGGTAAATCCTAAAGTGCTGCTCATGGATGAACCCTTTGCAAGTCTCGACGCTCAGACGAGGAACAGGATGCAACTCGAACTTCTGAGGATTTGGGAAAGGGAAAGAAAAACTATTCTTTTCGTAACCCACAGCGTTGACGAGGCTGTTTTCTTGGCAGATAAAGTCGTCGTTCTTTCTCCACGCCCGACAAAAGTCCTGAAAGTTTTGGAAATTAATCTGGAGAGACCGAGGGACAGGACTTCTCCAGAGTTCATAGGATACAGAAGAGAAATTATAA is part of the Ferroglobus placidus DSM 10642 genome and encodes:
- the mutS gene encoding DNA mismatch repair protein MutS, whose translation is MSEKLTPMMEQYYRIKQKYKDALLFFRVGDFYELFDDDARVASKELGIVLTSRDKKHAMCGVPHHAAYSYIKKLIEKGYKVAICEQVEEPTGKKLVRREVVRVITPGTVVEEELLTTESNYLMALFKREKVALAFLDVSTGEFFVTSVKNVDEAICEVLKYSPVECLIPESFEEVEELEKLVKNVRRIEDEQFNLKRSLEVLKDVANFQALELSEEEILACGAVLNYAKNSLLFSKPALKLQKLERSEYMVLDSTTIKNLEIFRNLVDGGRRGTLLDVIDKTVTAMGSRLLKKWLQRPLLDVTEIERRLDAVEELKEKSFVRRVLRETLEDVYDLERIITRLELGKANPKDLVALKNSLKAVGKIKKFDFQSKKLRDLVYGMNPMEELCSLIEKAIVEDPPANVKDGGVIREGFDEELDELRKAKKEQEEFIKRLEERERKRTGIDNLRVGYNNVFGYYIEIPKSKAKNLPRYYIRKQTLVNAERFTIPELKDREEKILAYEERIRILEQEIFERIRREVVRHAEKVKDSAERVAELDVLCSLAEVATLYNYTRPKVNEGFDIIIRDGRHPAVETTTKFVPNDVNLTENSRILIITGPNMAGKSTYLRQVALITILAQIGSFVPASYAVVGIVDKIFTRIGLVDDITRGRSTFMVEMLEIGRILNNATKRSLILLDEVGKSTGTKEGLSLAWAIIEYLHELGAKVLFATHYHELSKLENELAGVKNYHFRLKEENGKVEFDRKIRRGFSKESYGIKIAEMANLPKRVVERAYEILNSENVNGEVPEIVEEISKIDVMNLTPVQALVELERIVRKCRELKS
- the pheS gene encoding phenylalanine--tRNA ligase subunit alpha translates to MLTTIEAKLISALEKGKLYTVDEASKLSGLSKDAVLKAAYLLQEKGYVKVHEKVWKEYELTDEGLKYLAEGLPEERLYEELTSGSKGIAELEKKFGKEDLKIALGWLRRKGAIKIENGVVKLVSKPEFKERAILNEIYENRTAEVDKTLLKDLIRRKLVKEEEAKEILIEVVSKPEVELKEKITDLTPELLISGEWRGKEFLEYDIRIPAREVFTAKIHPYERIIRECRKIFLEMGFTEIKGHYVQSAFWNFDALFQPQDHPAREMQDTFYLDKYVDIDEELAYRVKETHENGWITGSKGWGGKWDINKARQLVLRTHTTAITIHYLAMNPEPPVKAFCIDRVYRREAIDATHLPEFDQLEGVVLDENVGFKDLLGLLKEFFLKMGFEDVRFRPGYFPYTEPSVEPEVYVEGLGWIELGGAGIFRKEVTEPLGIKGKVLAWGLGIGRLAMLRLGMKDLRMLYNPDLGWLRNLPAIKR
- a CDS encoding tetrahydromethanopterin S-methyltransferase subunit H family protein, which gives rise to MFCVESKVVEIGGIKIGGKGENPVVLVGTMFYTGHKIVEKRKEGKFDRKKAEELINMQETLSEETGIPSMLDIVALSEEEFKKYIDFVAEVTEMPFMIDAWKIPPKIGAAKYVKEIGLEDRVVYNSLSPWSEDLEKEVNELREIGLKHGLTVAYNMNDPSVEGRIRILKETLLPALEKAGFENILIDTSVLNTPSIALSLLACKKIKEVFGHPVGCAPSNGTDVWKYPREKWGKLGFAAVDSAAHAITALLWNDFILYGAIENAKWVFPAVATANSILATFIYDEVGKLPEGEHPLNKLFPEFVEQLGAVKCGNRS
- a CDS encoding DJ-1/PfpI family protein — encoded protein: MAKVLIVAGDAVEALEIFYPYYRLKEEGFEVHVAAPSKKELNTVVHDFEEGWETYTEKRGYVFRWVDLTFAEVKPEDYDGLYIPGGRAPEYIRTYPELEKIVKHFFEANKPVAAICHGPQILAAYGLLKGKRATCYLAVKPDLISCGAEYKDEEVVVDGNLVTSRAWPDLPALMREFIRLLKK
- a CDS encoding MtaA/CmuA family methyltransferase encodes the protein MTPKERIRKIFSREKPDRLACFSGMGNVTVEGLKKYDYAFYEIHLDAEKMANAACSSYELYGFECAVAPFDLGVEAEVLGAEMNFYTHKGKEDIVYPTVKKKAINEPEDLNVPEKIEEKGRVPLVLKALEIMQKRVGEEVPIATYILGPYTLAGQIMDLEKLLKMSFKNPDRINELLSQLTDFLAELGRIYQDAGIDYLTVREMGAPTDVLSPRMFKNLILPHLKELFLKLKEPTVLHICGDTNMIVELMWQSGATAISVEQKNDVAKTREKLGEEAIIFGNIDPYGTLVLGTPEDIRNAVKKAIVGGVSSVWPGCDIWPAVSKENMLTFVEAVKEFGKLQ
- a CDS encoding cobalamin B12-binding domain-containing protein, whose amino-acid sequence is MVDEAKRKEILEKLKRGVVEFDEDLVREAAKEALEVGMDALDAIMNGLVAGMEEVGELFDKGEYFVPEVLMCADALYAGLEILRPHVKKEDIKVKGQVVIGVVEGDVHDIGKNLVKMMFEVAGFEVIDLGKDVPLEKFVEESLKSDADIVALSAMMTTTMLGIPKVIQMIREKNPKAKILVGGAPISKETAEKWGADGWAPDATNAVQEAINMIKGLKKEIMGEEKGEEKN
- a CDS encoding ASKHA domain-containing protein, translating into MEKCKIIFQPEGKRGEFPPGTTILDAAREIGVDIEAICGGKLTCGKCQVVIEQGEENLSQMTEDERRLLDKRKAGKNYRLACVTRFYGDVVVFVPEESRGGEQIILKEGVEVSVTIDPAVKKYYLELPKPHLKDDLGDFERILNALREDYGIENVDIDYEVLKKLPDVLRESDWKVTVTIWNDREIIDVEPGYKAENVYGLAVDIGTTTVVGYLTDLRTGKILAIDSMMNPQVPYGEDVMSRITYAMQNPEGLEVLNKKIVEGINQILVNVCKEAGIKPEEVSEVTIVGNTAMHHIFLKIDPQYLAVAPYVPAIHRSHDVKARDIGIKIAKGGNVHVLPIEAGWVGADNVAVLIATEPYKRDEMCLVIDIGTNGEIVLGNRERLLSCSAAAGPALEGAHIKHGMRAATGAIERIRIDPETFEPEYKTIGNAPPRGICGSGIIDAAAELYRVGIVKKNGRFNLDLDTPRVRVVDGQPEYVIAWANETAIGHDIVITQKDIREIQLAKGAMCAGAHILMKEMGVESVDRVIVAGAFGNYIDKISALIIGLVPDVPVDRIESVGNAAGVGARLALISREKRREANEIARKVEHIKLAVHPDFEREFSMAMYFPHMDKKRYPRHEEVLKVRGAE